A window of Corythoichthys intestinalis isolate RoL2023-P3 chromosome 14, ASM3026506v1, whole genome shotgun sequence contains these coding sequences:
- the LOC130930212 gene encoding histamine H3 receptor-like: MEEHSQPNSSVCHSDDGPERVQSSPAFSGPVFAILMAMMVTLVVVTVLGNALVMFAFKVDKSLRRQCNYYFLNLAISDFLVGAFCIPVYIPYILTGRWTLGRRLCKLWLVMDYLLCSASVFSIVLISYDRFLSVTRAVTYRARQSMSHPAIMKMIIVWVLAFVLYSPAIIFWELAVGRSRVPKEECFAEFYHSWYFLLCASMLEFFSPFISVSFFNLSIYLNIRRRRLRCREAQLNLQINEPVSTPGEGIPLSHTWGTGGKLAVRGSIHSPGSSPNLGKTDPSSGRVAHPNRLSRDKKIAKSLAIIVCVFAICWAPYTLLMIIRAACRGRCIPHHWYEVTFWLLWLNSAINPFLYPLCHSSFRRAFTKILCPKQRSSTPSIAVLRDGR, from the exons ATGGAGGAGCACAGCCAGCCCAACTCCAGCGTCTGTCACTCGGACGATGGCCCGGAAAGAGTGCAAAGCAGCCCGGCATTCTCTGGACCGGTCTTTGCCATCCTCATGGCGATGATGGTGACTTTAGTGGTTGTGACAGTTTTGGGGAACGCTCTGGTCATGTTCGCCTTCAAAGTGGACAAGAGTCTGAGGAGGCAATGTAATTACTACTTCCTGAATCTGGCAATATCGGACTTTCTCGtag GAGCATTCTGCATTCCAGTTTACATCCCTTACATCCTTACTGGCCGCTGGACGCTGGGCAGGAGATTGTGCAAGCTGTGGCTGGTCATGGACTACCTGCTGTGCTCCGCCTCCGTCTTCAGTATCGTCCTTATAAGCTATGATCGTTTTCTTTCAGTCACCAGAGCG GTGACTTACCGGGCCAGACAGAGCATGTCTCATCCAGCCATCATGAAGATGATTATTGTGTGGGTGCTGGCTTTTGTCCTGTACAGCCCGGCCATCATATTCTGGGAGCTAGCGGTGGGCCGAAGCCGGGTGCCGAAGGAGGAGTGCTTCGCCGAATTCTATCACTCGTGGTACTTCCTGCtgtgcgcctccatgctggagtTCTTCTCTCCTTTCATCTCGGTGTCTTTCTTCAACCTCAGCATTTATCTGAACATACGCAGGCGGAGGCTCCGCTGTAGGGAGGCCCAACTCAACCTTCAGATAAATGAACCTGTGTCTACTCCAGGGGAGGGTATTCCTCTTTCTCATACCTGGGGTACGGGGGGCAAACTGGCCGTGAGGGGCTCCATCCACTCCCCGGGATCCTCTCCCAATTTGGGCAAAACGGATCCGTCTAGCGGCAGGGTGGCCCATCCTAACCGTCTGTCCAGAGATAAGAAAATTGCTAAGTCTCTGGCCATCATTGTGTGCGTGTTTGCCATCTGTTGGGCACCGTACACCCTACTGATGATCATCCGGGCCGCCTGCAGAGGGCGATGCATCCCGCATCACTGGTATGAGGTCACCTTCTGGCTCCTGTGGCTCAACTCGGCCATTAACCCTTTCCTCTACCCACTGTGTCACAGCAGTTTTCGCAGGGCTTTCACTAAGATTTTATGCCCAAAGCAGCGAAGCTCGACTCCCTCAATAGCCGTCCTTCGAGATGGCCGGTGA